A stretch of DNA from Bosea sp. F3-2:
AGCAATCGTTCAGCAGAAAGGTGACGAGGTGCTGCACCGCCTCCAGGTTCGCCCGATAGATGATGGAGCGGCTCCGGCGTTCGGTTCGGACCAGCTTGGCCCGCGCCAGAACGCCCAGGTGCGACGACATAGTGTTCTGTGGCACCGCAAGGAGGCGAGCTATTTCTCCCGCGGGCAGACCCGCCGGTTCATGCTTCACCAACAGGCGAAACACGTCGAGGCGGGTCTGCTGCGCAAGAGCTGCGAGCGTCAGAATGGTTTGCTCTGAATCCATATATCCAAATTAGTGGATATATGGATGAATCACAAGCTGAACGACCCGCGGCTGTCAGGCTGACCGCCGACGCTGGTGAGCGATGGCGATAGCCGACATATCCGTCGTCGGATCAATGACGATCTGCTTCTGCTTCCGTTCGGAGTAGCGGTCGACCAGCATCTCTGCATGCGGCCGCAGAAGGACGGTGAAGCGGACCAGTTCCTCCATCACGTCGACGATGCGGTCGTAGTAGGACGACGGCTTCATCCGCCCCGCCTCATCGAATTCCTTGTAGGCCATCGCGACGCTCGACTGATTGGGGATCGTGACCATCCGCATCCAGCGCCCGAGCAGGCGAAGCGTGTTGACCGCATTGAAGGACTGGGAGCCGCCCGAAACCTGCATCACCGCGAGCGTGCGCCCCTGGGTTGGGCGCATGCCGCCCATCTCCAGCGGCAGATGATCGATCTGCGCTTTCATCACGCCGGTGATCTGCCCGTGGCGTTCGGGGCTGCACCAAACCTGACCTTCCGACCAGAGCGCGTGCTCGCGCAATTCCCGGACCGCAGCGTGGTCGTCGCCTTTGACCTGGTCTGGCAGCGGGAGGTCGGATGGGTCAAAGATGCGCGTCTCGGCTCCGAACAGCGTCAGAAGGCGCGCGGCCTCCTCCACGGCAAGCCGAGAGAACGAGCGTTCGCGGAGGGAGCCGTAGAGCAATAGGATGCGCGGCGGGTGACCGAACGGGTCGGGCAGCCCTTCAGCCGGCCGCCTCATCACGAACTCGGGCTTGAGGGCTGGAAGCGAGGAAAGATCGGTCAGCTCACGCAATGGCATGAGGTTCTCCTTGATATTCGGAGCGGAGTTCAGCGCAGCTTGCGCGCCAGGACGTACATCGCAGCCGCCGCCAGGCCGGAGAGGGCAACCAGAAGCAACGTGCTCGGCATCAATCCGGCCCGTTTGAGCAGCATGGCGAAGAGGAGAGGCGCGGCAGCTTTTACGACAAGCCCAGGTGCGGAGAGTTTACCCAGCATCGCCCCATAGCCGGCGGGACCGAAGAGCTTCAGCGGAACGGTCCCGCGCACGATCGAGCTCAAGCCCATGCTGATGCCGTATGCGATGGCGAAAAGACCTGCGAGTGCGGCGGTTGTGCCGCCGATCGTCAACAGGACAAATCCAATTGGCATCAATGCTGCCGAGGTCCAGGCGGTCGTGACCGGATCGATCGAGGTTCCGAACAACATTTCGATCAGGCGCCCGGCAACCTGGGAGGGACCGACCATCGCACCGATGCTGACAGCGACAGCCGCGCTCAGCCCCAGCCCTTGCAGCATTGTCAGCATATGGACCGACATGGCCGAGACGACGAAGCCCTGAAGCGAGAAGGATAGCGCCAGAAGTGCGAAGGCGTTGCGTCGGGCATTTCCCTCAAGGTAGCCCGC
This window harbors:
- a CDS encoding metalloregulator ArsR/SmtB family transcription factor is translated as MDSEQTILTLAALAQQTRLDVFRLLVKHEPAGLPAGEIARLLAVPQNTMSSHLGVLARAKLVRTERRSRSIIYRANLEAVQHLVTFLLNDCCGGRTEICAPVVAALSACCASSSVATEIEESA
- the arsH gene encoding arsenical resistance protein ArsH, which produces MPLRELTDLSSLPALKPEFVMRRPAEGLPDPFGHPPRILLLYGSLRERSFSRLAVEEAARLLTLFGAETRIFDPSDLPLPDQVKGDDHAAVRELREHALWSEGQVWCSPERHGQITGVMKAQIDHLPLEMGGMRPTQGRTLAVMQVSGGSQSFNAVNTLRLLGRWMRMVTIPNQSSVAMAYKEFDEAGRMKPSSYYDRIVDVMEELVRFTVLLRPHAEMLVDRYSERKQKQIVIDPTTDMSAIAIAHQRRRSA